The following are encoded together in the Pedobacter steynii genome:
- a CDS encoding methylmalonyl-CoA mutase family protein: MEKIEIYKPKHKIRFVTAAALFDGHDATINIMRRILQSSGAEVIHLGHNRSVDEVVNCAIQEDVQGIAMTSYQGGHIEYFKYMYDLLQERGAAHIKIFGGGGGVILPSEIAELQEYGITRIYSPDDGRKMGLQGMINNMLEQTDYITTTTLNGELKTIPQKNVKSIASAITVAENDPEAAQSFVDELKKLTLKNQAPVLGITGTGGSGKSSLVDELVRRFLIEVKDKTMAIISVDPSKRKTGGALLGDRIRMNAINNPRIYMRSLATRQANLALSKNVQESIDICKAAGYDLIIVETSGIGQSDTEITEHCDVSLYVMTPEFGAATQLEKIDMLDFADLVAINKFDKRGALDALRDVRKQYKRNHNLFDAKDETIPVFGTMASQFNDPGMNNLFTALMGKIKEKTKVDFNAQMELTLEQSEKIYIIPPDRTRYLAEIAEASQTYNEWVEKQSAIARKLYQLQGVIQLSKEQKLIKDIPATENIGDALQDIYQHLEEQLDGECRRLLRQWPETKIKYKQEFFVYKVRDKEIRQPLFYESLSKLQIPKVSLPRYEDWGDILRWLLTENVPGEFPYAAGVFPLKRDGEDPTRMFAGEGGPERTNKRFHYVSLGQPAHRLSTAFDSVTLYGEDPHLRPDIYGKIGNSGVSIATLDDAKKLYSGFDLCAPSTSVSMTINGPAPMLLGFFMNAAIDQQCEKYIMEHELQEETEAKITAIYKAKGIARPSYSGGLPEGNNGLGLMLLGVTGDQVLPADVYAKIRAYAISTVRGTVQADILKEDQAQNTCIFSTEFALRMMGDIQNYFITEKVRNFYSVSISGYHIAEAGANPISQLAFTLSNGFTFVEYYLSRGMNIDDFAPNLSFFFSNGIDPEYSVIGRVARRIWAKAIKNKYKGNDRSQKLKYHIQTSGRSLHAQEIDFNDIRTTLQALYAIYDNCNSLHTNAYDEAITTPTEESVRRAMAIQLIINRELGLAKNENPLQGAFIIEDLTDLVEEAVLLEFKRINDRGGVLGAMETMYQRGKIQEESLYYETLKHTGEYPIVGVNTFLNKNGSPTIVPGEVIRATEEEKQYQITALKAFQERNADKTASALRKLQKSAIAGDNIFEELMEVCKICSLGQISNALYEVGGQYRRNM; this comes from the coding sequence ATGGAGAAAATTGAAATCTATAAGCCCAAACATAAAATACGTTTTGTAACTGCTGCTGCCCTGTTTGATGGACACGATGCAACCATTAATATCATGCGCCGCATTCTTCAGTCGTCCGGAGCAGAGGTCATACACCTTGGTCATAACCGGTCTGTGGATGAAGTGGTAAATTGCGCCATTCAGGAAGATGTACAAGGTATTGCCATGACTTCCTATCAGGGTGGGCATATTGAATATTTTAAATACATGTATGACCTGTTACAGGAACGCGGTGCTGCTCATATCAAAATTTTTGGCGGCGGCGGCGGGGTAATCCTTCCTTCCGAGATTGCAGAATTACAGGAATATGGCATCACCAGGATCTATTCCCCTGATGACGGACGTAAAATGGGCTTGCAAGGCATGATCAATAACATGCTGGAACAAACGGATTACATCACGACAACCACGCTTAATGGAGAGCTTAAAACCATTCCTCAGAAGAATGTAAAGAGTATTGCTTCCGCTATTACTGTTGCAGAAAATGATCCGGAAGCGGCACAGTCATTTGTAGATGAGCTAAAAAAACTAACGCTTAAAAACCAGGCTCCGGTATTGGGAATTACAGGAACAGGTGGTTCCGGTAAATCTTCCCTTGTAGATGAATTAGTAAGACGCTTCCTGATTGAAGTAAAAGATAAAACCATGGCAATCATTTCGGTAGATCCTTCCAAACGTAAAACAGGAGGTGCTTTGCTGGGCGACAGGATTCGTATGAATGCCATTAATAACCCAAGGATCTACATGCGTTCCCTGGCCACCAGACAAGCCAATCTGGCCTTATCTAAAAATGTTCAGGAAAGCATAGACATCTGTAAAGCCGCCGGTTACGACCTGATCATTGTGGAAACTTCCGGAATTGGACAATCTGATACTGAAATTACTGAGCATTGCGACGTTTCCCTCTATGTAATGACTCCTGAATTTGGCGCTGCGACACAGTTAGAAAAAATCGATATGCTTGATTTCGCCGATCTGGTAGCCATTAATAAATTTGATAAACGTGGAGCATTAGATGCGTTACGTGATGTTCGCAAGCAATACAAACGCAATCATAACCTTTTCGATGCCAAAGACGAGACAATTCCTGTTTTTGGAACCATGGCCTCTCAGTTCAACGACCCTGGAATGAACAACCTTTTTACTGCCCTGATGGGCAAAATCAAAGAGAAAACCAAAGTCGATTTCAACGCGCAAATGGAACTCACCTTGGAGCAGTCAGAAAAGATTTATATCATCCCGCCAGACCGAACCAGGTATCTCGCAGAAATTGCCGAAGCCAGTCAGACCTACAATGAATGGGTTGAAAAACAAAGCGCCATTGCCAGGAAACTATACCAGCTTCAGGGGGTCATCCAACTGTCTAAAGAACAAAAACTGATTAAAGATATTCCGGCAACTGAAAATATCGGAGATGCACTACAGGATATCTATCAGCATCTCGAAGAACAACTGGACGGAGAGTGCAGAAGATTACTGCGCCAATGGCCGGAAACAAAGATCAAATACAAACAGGAATTCTTTGTGTATAAAGTAAGGGATAAAGAGATCAGACAACCTTTATTTTATGAGTCCTTATCCAAACTTCAAATCCCTAAAGTATCCCTTCCGCGCTATGAAGACTGGGGTGATATCCTGCGTTGGTTATTAACAGAAAATGTTCCGGGTGAGTTCCCTTATGCTGCAGGGGTTTTCCCGCTAAAGCGTGACGGAGAAGATCCAACACGAATGTTTGCTGGTGAAGGGGGACCGGAAAGAACAAATAAAAGATTTCACTATGTGTCTTTAGGCCAGCCTGCACATCGTTTATCCACTGCATTTGACTCTGTAACTTTATATGGTGAAGATCCGCACCTCAGGCCTGACATTTATGGCAAAATAGGGAATTCCGGAGTGAGTATAGCCACATTAGATGACGCAAAAAAGCTATATTCAGGTTTTGACCTCTGTGCTCCTTCAACATCGGTATCCATGACGATCAATGGGCCTGCTCCTATGTTATTGGGCTTCTTTATGAATGCAGCCATAGATCAGCAATGCGAGAAGTATATCATGGAACATGAGCTTCAGGAAGAAACAGAAGCTAAGATAACCGCGATTTATAAGGCTAAAGGAATCGCAAGACCAAGCTATAGCGGAGGGCTTCCTGAAGGCAATAACGGTTTAGGCCTGATGCTACTGGGAGTAACCGGAGACCAGGTTCTGCCAGCCGACGTATATGCAAAAATCAGGGCCTATGCCATCAGTACCGTAAGGGGAACAGTTCAGGCTGATATCCTGAAAGAAGATCAGGCACAAAATACCTGTATATTTTCTACAGAATTCGCCTTGAGAATGATGGGTGATATCCAGAACTATTTTATCACTGAAAAAGTGCGTAATTTTTATTCGGTATCCATCTCTGGCTACCACATAGCTGAAGCAGGTGCCAATCCGATTTCGCAACTCGCCTTTACCTTAAGTAATGGGTTTACCTTTGTGGAATACTACCTAAGCAGAGGAATGAATATTGATGACTTTGCCCCTAACCTATCGTTCTTCTTCTCCAATGGAATCGATCCGGAATATTCGGTTATCGGTCGTGTTGCCAGAAGAATCTGGGCAAAAGCCATTAAAAATAAATACAAAGGAAATGATCGCTCACAAAAACTGAAATATCACATTCAGACTTCAGGCCGTTCCCTGCATGCTCAGGAAATTGATTTTAACGATATCCGTACCACATTGCAGGCTTTGTATGCCATCTACGACAACTGCAACTCATTACACACCAATGCCTACGATGAAGCCATTACGACCCCAACAGAAGAATCTGTACGCAGGGCGATGGCAATTCAGCTGATCATCAACAGGGAATTAGGGCTTGCAAAGAATGAAAACCCTTTACAGGGAGCTTTTATTATTGAAGACCTGACTGACTTAGTAGAAGAGGCAGTATTGCTTGAGTTTAAACGGATCAATGACAGAGGTGGTGTATTAGGTGCAATGGAAACCATGTATCAGCGAGGTAAAATCCAGGAAGAAAGCCTGTATTATGAAACACTCAAACATACCGGTGAATATCCAATTGTAGGAGTAAATACCTTCCTGAATAAAAATGGTTCACCTACTATTGTCCCTGGAGAAGTAATACGCGCAACAGAAGAGGAAAAACAATATCAGATTACCGCGTTAAAAGCTTTCCAGGAAAGAAACGCAGACAAAACAGCCTCAGCCCTTAGAAAACTGCAGAAGTCTGCCATAGCAGGAGATAATATCTTCGAAGAACTCATGGAAGTCTGTAAAATCTGTTCATTAGGCCAGATATCGAATGCTTTATATGAAGTTGGGGGACAATACAGAAGAAACATGTAA
- a CDS encoding SusD/RagB family nutrient-binding outer membrane lipoprotein codes for MKTPYILMVHHGYKFCQAVLCFLLLFSLSSCTKDFEKFNTDNTGFTPDQYHIGLVYPGIQSAIFGLEGDYQLTQNLNADCYAGYMMSPNPFRGNINNLNYDLVDGWNRQSFIVSYTNSLFAINSIAQAGTRTKLPDFWGIALILKVETFSRLTDKFGPIAYSKSGSSLISTPYDSQQDAYKQFFLELDTAVTNLNTYVKAAAQNSSMEKNPFAKYDLVYGGEYSKWIKLANSLRLRLAMHIVKVDPATAQSQGQKALDPANGGLLATNADNAGISGGGYHNPLNVIASSWTDISMGASLESYMTGYNDPRLPKYVSPATDNLFKGQYKGIRLGSAVTAKPGYNGFSTLNASTAFGPNSPMWMMTAAEVYFLKAEAGLRNWTGAGDVKSNYETGIQASMDQWGVSAGNYKNDATSLPKAYVDPLNAANNAPAVSTITISWDSGASNERKLERIITQKWLAMFPEGQEAWTEFRRTGYPKLFTVVNNNSNGAIDTQVQIRRLAYPANEYSTNGAEVQKAVQMLGGPDNGGTRLWWDVNKPNF; via the coding sequence ATGAAAACACCCTATATATTAATGGTACATCATGGATATAAGTTCTGCCAGGCAGTCTTATGTTTTCTACTATTATTCTCCTTAAGCAGTTGTACGAAAGACTTTGAAAAGTTCAATACAGATAATACCGGTTTTACTCCGGATCAATATCATATTGGTCTGGTTTATCCTGGAATTCAGAGTGCAATTTTTGGCCTTGAAGGAGACTATCAATTGACCCAGAATTTAAATGCAGATTGTTATGCCGGTTATATGATGTCTCCGAACCCTTTCAGAGGCAATATTAATAACCTGAATTATGATCTGGTAGATGGCTGGAACAGGCAATCCTTTATCGTTTCCTATACCAACTCCTTATTTGCGATCAACTCAATTGCTCAGGCAGGAACAAGAACTAAGTTACCTGATTTTTGGGGAATTGCATTGATTCTTAAGGTGGAGACTTTTAGCCGGTTAACAGATAAGTTTGGTCCGATTGCTTACAGTAAATCCGGCAGTTCTTTAATTTCAACCCCTTATGATAGTCAGCAGGATGCTTATAAGCAATTCTTTCTGGAATTAGATACTGCTGTTACCAATCTGAACACCTATGTAAAAGCTGCCGCCCAAAACTCAAGCATGGAAAAAAATCCTTTTGCAAAATACGATCTTGTGTATGGTGGTGAGTATAGCAAATGGATTAAGCTGGCCAATTCCCTGCGTTTGCGTTTGGCTATGCACATCGTAAAAGTTGATCCGGCTACTGCACAGTCGCAGGGACAGAAAGCTCTTGATCCGGCTAATGGTGGATTGCTGGCTACAAATGCGGACAATGCGGGTATTTCCGGCGGAGGTTATCACAATCCATTAAATGTAATTGCAAGCAGCTGGACTGATATTTCGATGGGAGCTTCCTTAGAGTCTTATATGACAGGGTATAATGATCCCAGATTACCTAAATATGTTTCGCCTGCAACTGATAACCTTTTTAAAGGTCAGTATAAAGGAATTCGCCTAGGATCGGCGGTCACAGCTAAACCGGGTTATAATGGTTTTTCTACCTTAAATGCATCCACTGCTTTTGGGCCTAATTCGCCCATGTGGATGATGACTGCTGCAGAAGTATATTTTCTAAAAGCAGAAGCCGGATTACGCAACTGGACGGGTGCGGGAGATGTAAAAAGTAATTATGAAACAGGAATCCAGGCCTCAATGGATCAATGGGGGGTATCTGCCGGTAATTATAAAAATGATGCAACCAGTTTACCTAAAGCCTATGTTGATCCTTTAAACGCAGCAAATAACGCTCCTGCGGTATCTACAATTACCATCAGCTGGGATTCAGGGGCTTCCAATGAGCGCAAGCTGGAACGAATTATTACTCAAAAATGGCTGGCGATGTTTCCGGAAGGTCAGGAAGCATGGACAGAATTCCGCCGTACCGGATATCCTAAACTTTTTACTGTCGTAAATAACAATAGTAACGGAGCTATAGATACACAAGTCCAAATCAGAAGGCTTGCTTACCCTGCCAATGAATACTCTACAAATGGAGCTGAAGTTCAAAAAGCGGTTCAGATGCTAGGAGGACCGGATAATGGGGGAACCAGATTATGGTGGGATGTAAATAAGCCTAATTTTTAA